In Macadamia integrifolia cultivar HAES 741 chromosome 12, SCU_Mint_v3, whole genome shotgun sequence, the following are encoded in one genomic region:
- the LOC122057019 gene encoding FT-interacting protein 1-like — protein MQQINPKTHPNNQADYELKDTSPRLGEQWPNGGGVHGGGGWMMGDKFTSTYDLVEQMFYLYVRVVKAKDLPPSAITGSIDPYAEVKLGNYKGKTKHFEKKTNPEWNQVFAFSKDRVQSSVLEVFLKDKEMVGRDDYLGKVVFDLNEVPSRVPPDSPLAPQWYRLEERRGEGKVRGEIMLAVWMGTQADEAFSEAWHSDAASVHGEGVFNTRSKVYVSPKLWYLRVNVIEAQDVQPYDKNRLPEVFVKAQVGNQVLKTKICSTRTANPMWNEDLVFVAAEPFEEQLVITVEDRVHPSKDDVIGKTSLQLNIFEKRLDHRPVHSRWFNVEKFGFGILEGDRRSEFKFSSRVHLRVCLEGGYHVLDESTMYITDQRPTSRQLWKQPVGILEVGILSAQNLLPMKTKDGRGSTDAYCVAKYGQKWVRTRTIIDSFNPKWNEQYTWEVYDPCTVITLGIFHNCHVGGNERSAGGGPVRDSRIGKVRIRLSTLEADRIYTHSYPLLVLHPSGVKKMGELQLAVRFTCLSLANMIYIYGHPLLPKMHYLHPFTVNQLDSLRYQAMNIVAVRLGRAEPPLRKEVVEYMLDVDSHMWSMRRSKANFFRIMSILSGIISVSRWLDDVCHWKNPITTVLVHVLFLILICYPELILPTIFLYMFLIGMWNYRFRPRHPPHMDTKLSWAEAVHPDELDEEFDTFPTSKPPDMVQMRYDRLRSVAGRIQTVVGDMATQGERFQSLLSWRDPRATSLFIVFCLLAAVVLYITPFRVVALVTGLYMLRHPRFRSKLPSVPSTFFKRLPARVDSMI, from the coding sequence ATGCAGCAGATCAACCCCAAAACCCATCCTAACAACCAAGCAGACTATGAATTGAAGGACACTAGCCCCCGGCTAGGAGAGCAATGGCCAAATGGAGGAGGAGTACATGGCGGTGGCGGGTGGATGATGGGAGACAAATTCACCAGCACGTATGACCTTGTAGAACAGATGTTCTATCTGTATGTTCGAGTTGTCAAAGCCAAAGATCTACCCCCCAGTGCCATCACTGGAAGCATTGACCCATATGCAGAAGTGAAACTTGGGAACTACAAAGGGAAAACAAAGCATTTTGAGAAGAAGACAAACCCTGAGTGGAACCAGGTCTTTGCATTCTCCAAAGACCGAGTCCAGTCATCAGTGCTGGAGGTTTTTCTCAAAGACAAAGAGATGGTGGGCAGAGATGATTATCTCGGCAAAGTGGTATTTGACCTGAATGAGGTGCCAAGTAGGGTGCCACCAGATAGTCCCTTGGCACCTCAGTGGTACAGATTGGAGGAACGTCGTGGAGAGGGCAAGGTCAGAGGTGAGATCATGCTAGCAGTTTGGATGGGAACACAAGCTGATGAAGCCTTCTCAGAGGCCTGGCACTCAGATGCTGCTTCTGTTCATGGAGAGGGTGTTTTCAACACCCGCTCTAAGGTCTATGTCTCACCAAAACTATGGTACTTAAGGGTGAATGTGATTGAAGCCCAAGACGTACAACCATACGACAAAAACCGTCTCCCCGAGGTTTTTGTGAAGGCTCAGGTAGGTAACCAGGttctcaaaaccaaaatatgcTCTACACGTACTGCTAATCCCATGTGGAATGAAGATCTAGTTTTTGTAGCAGCTGAGCCCTTTGAAGAACAGTTGGTTATTACAGTTGAGGATCGAGTGCATCCATCCAAAGATGACGTGATAGGGAAGACAAGTCTGCAGCTCAACATATTTGAGAAGCGCCTGGACCATAGGCCTGTTCATTCTCGCTGGTTCAACGTTGAGAAATTTGGGTTTGGAATATTGGAAGGAGACAGGAGGAGCGAGTTCAAATTTTCAAGTAGAGTTCACCTCAGAGTTTGCCTTGAGGGTGGTTACCATGTACTTGATGAATCAACTATGTACATAACTGACCAACGCCCTACTTCAAGGCAGCTTTGGAAGCAACCAGTTGGCATATTGGAGGTAGGCATCTTAAGCGCACAAAACCTCCTCCCAATGAAGACGAAGGATGGTCGAGGCTCCACAGATGCTTACTGTGTAGCAAAATATGGACAGAAGTGGGTAAGAACCAGAACAATAATTGACAGCTTCAACCCCAAATGGAATGAGCAATATACATGGGAAGTGTATGACCCATGTACTGTAATCACACTTGGGATTTTCCACAACTGCCATGTAGGGGGCAATGAGAGATCAGCTGGTGGAGGCCCTGTAAGAGACTCAAGGATTGGGAAGGTAAGAATTCGACTATCAACCCTTGAAGCAGATCGGATTTACACACACTCTTACCCGCTACTAGTTCTACATCCATCTGGGGTAAAGAAGATGGGGGAGCTCCAGTTAGCTGTTCGTTTCACTTGTCTATCTCTGGCTAACATGATATACATCTATGGTCATCCTCTATTGCCAAAGATGCATTACCTGCATCCCTTCACAGTGAACCAGTTAGACAGTCTTAGATACCAGGCAATGAACATTGTAGCTGTGAGGCTTGGAAGGGCTGAGCCACCACTCAGGAAAGAGGTTGTTGAGTACATGCTGGATGTGGATTCTCACATGTGGAGTATGAGAAGAAGCAAAGCTAACTTCTTTAGGATCATGTCAATACTGTCAGGTATCATCTCTGTCAGTAGATGGCTTGATGATGTTTGCCATTGGAAGAACCCAATCACGACAGTTCTGGTTCATGTTCTGTTCTTAATACTGATCTGCTACCCAGAACTGATACTTCCAACAATTTTCCTCTATATGTTCCTCATTGGGATGTGGAACTACAGGTTTCGCCCAAGGCACCCACCACACATGGATACTAAACTTTCATGGGCAGAAGCAGTCCATCCAGATGAGCTAGACGAGGAATTTGACACCTTTCCAACTTCTAAGCCCCCAGACATGGTCCAGATGAGATATGATCGGCTTAGAAGTGTAGCAGGAAGGATACAGACTGTAGTTGGAGACATGGCAACACAAGGAGAAAGATTTCAGTCTTTGCTCAGCTGGAGAGACCCAAGAGCAACAAGCCTCTTTATAGTCTTTTGTCTGTTGGCTGCTGTTGTGCTGTACATTACGCCATTCAGAGTAGTGGCGCTTGTCACTGGCCTATACATGCTCCGCCACCCTAGATTCCGGAGCAAACTACCCTCGGTACCTAGCACTTTCTTCAAGAGATTGCCAGCTCGTGTAGACAGCATGATctga
- the LOC122057020 gene encoding serine/threonine-protein phosphatase 4 regulatory subunit 2, which translates to METTAPENSQPSFSSNAPDPHSEDPDQNLLNHGDEGKKQEITDEEVREIVEVIATTGKFWHEWDTLKSLLSFQLKQVLSEYPEAKMANDQQSSLLGETHAELVKRLDEVLLSFVEGPPFTLQRLCEILLAAQSIYPNLSKLALALEKNLSVTSTLSMSTDPYPSMKQKPSEPANGNEDLQDHSYPIQNGVEGNTGDGDEEMVEAEGDAEAEAEAEAVEEDNKDSNMETTGEMTDATQETSSDVSTNSEPSTESSPLSEQVNSTGS; encoded by the exons ATGGAGACGACTGCACCAGAGAATTCACAGCCTTCATTTTCTTCTAATGCCCCGGATCCCCACTCGGAAGATCCTGATCAAAATCTCTTAAATCATGG AGATGAAGGAAAGAAGCAAGAGATCACTGATGAAGAAGTTAGAGAAATAGTGGAAGTCATTGCAACCACTGGAAAGTTTTG GCATGAGTGGGACACATTGAAGAGCTTGCTATCATTTCAGCTGAAGCAG GTCCTATCTGAGTATCCAGAAGCAAAGATGGCCAATGATCAACAAAGTTCTTTATTAGGAGAAACACATGCCGAGTTGGTTAAAAGGTTGGATGaag TTCTCCTTAGCTTTGTAGAAGGTCCTCCATTCACCCTTCAGAGGCTCTGTGAG ATTCTCCTTGCTGCACAGAGCATATATCCGAACCTTTCAAAGCTTGCTCTTGCATTAGAAAAG AATTTGTCAGTGACCTCAACTCTATCCATGTCTACCGATCCATACCCATCGATGAAACAAAAGCCGAGTGAACCTGCCAATGGAAATGAAGATCTCCAAGATCACTCCTATCCAATCCAAAATGGGGTAGAAGGTAACACAGGTGATGGGGATGAAGAAATGGTGGAGGCAGAGGGGGATGCAGAGGCGGAGGCCGAGGCAGAGGCAGTCGAGGAAGATAACAAAGACAGTAATATGGAGACTACAGGTGAAATGACGGATGCAACACAAGAAACAAGCTCTGATGTAAGCACCAATTCTGAGCCTTCCACTGAGTCCTCTCCTTTGAGCGAACAGGTCAATTCTACTGGCTCATAG